Part of the Halopseudomonas maritima genome, GGCCGACGGCAACTGCGCGCGAATCACCGCCGGGTCCAGCAGACAGGCACCCCGCGGCACCCGGTAGCCCTTACCACGCACCCGCTGCAGCGGGTAGCCCTGCTCCTCCAGCCGCTTGAGCGTTTTCCAGATCGCCGCGCGACTGACGCCCAGCGCCTCGCCCAGCGCTTCGCCGGAATGAAAACGCCCGTCTGCCAGCCGTGTGAGTATCGCGCCGAGCATCTATGCTGTTACCTTTTGAAATGAACGGCACATGATAACGCCGGGGCGCGCGAGCGGCTATCCTCGCGTGTTGCGACGCCACCAGGGCCTCGCCAGCTCCTCCAGCGCATCGGCCCGCGTTATCCCGATATCCTGCAATTGCGCCGCATCCATGCCCGCCAGTAGCTCAAGCTCGTAGCGCCGCCGACGCCAGGCACGCCACGTCCTCACCAACCACGCCAACCCATTCATCAGCAAATCTCCACCCATCAACAGACCATGGCCAAAGCATGGCGGGCGGATTAACATCAATCCAACGAATGTTTCTTATGCAACTCATCCGGAGAATTGATCATTGGCCCACTTCCCGACGATCGACAGCGAGCTGCTGCGCACCTTTACCGTGATTGCCGACCAGGGCGGCTTTACCCGCGCCGCTGATCAGCTCAACCGCACCCAGTCCGCCGTTAGTATGCAGATGAAGCGACTGGAAGAGGATGTCATCCAGCGCCCGCTATTTAGCCGCGAAGGCCGGCATGTTCAGCTGACCGCAGAGGGGGAAATGCTATTGGGGTACGCGCGGCGCATCCTGCGCTTGCAGGGCGAAGCCCTGAACAGCTTGCGCACACCAGACATGGTTGGCCTGGTGCGCATTGGCACGCCAGATGACTACGTTGCGCGCTTTCTGCCGGGCGTGCTGGCCCGCTTCGCCCACAGCTTTCCGCTGGTACAGGTGGAGATGCACTGCGAACCCTCGGCGCAACTGCTGCAACGGCACGACCTGGATTTGACCATTGTTACCCGCGAGCCGGGCAAGGAGATCGGCGAGCTGCTACGCCAGGAGCAGCTGGTGTGGGCCCAGGCGAGCGGCGCCGAACTGCAGCACCGGGAGCAGCTACCGCTGGCGATGTTCAATGGTGACTGCTTTTGTCGGCACTGGGCCTGCAACGCCCTCGAGGCGCAACAACGTAACTACCGCGTGGCCTATACCAGCCCGAGCCTGTCAGCCATCTTTGCCGTGGTGGGCGCCGGCCTTGCGATCACCGCCCAACCGCGCAGCCTGATCCCCGACAGCATGCAGGTGCTGGGGCCTGAGCACGGCTTGCCGGAAATGCCCCAGGCCAGCATCGTGCTGCTGCGCGATACGCGCCGCAGCTCGGCCGCCAGCGAGTCACTGGCGGCGCATGTCATAGAAGGCTTTCGCCACTAAGCCCAGCCGGCTTTACCCCCAATACAGGGTTTGCGGCTGCGCCTGGTCGGTGATGAAGAGGTGCCCGACATCGGGCACCGCAAAGCAGCGATCGCCGCGACGCGGTTGCCAGCTGTGATACTCGGCGTGGGTGATGCCGATTTCCCACAGCGTGTCGCACTGCCAGCCGCAGGGGCGCAGCTCCAGCCGCACCTCGGCACCAATCAAATTGATGGCCTCGACCTGCAACGGCAAATGGGCGTGATCCACCGCGCTCAGCTGCAGACGCACCTCATGTGGACGCAAGTACAGCTGCGCCTCACCCGCCGTGGCCGCCGCCTCGGGCAACCGCACCCAGGCATCGCCGCTGGCCAGCCGATCACCAGCCAACTCGCCGTGCAGCACGTTGACGTGTCCAAGAAAGTCGAACACAAAACGCGAATCCGGCTTGGCATACAGCGCCTCAGGCGTATCCACCTGCTCGATGCGCCCGGCACTCATAACCACCACCCGATCCGACAGCTCAAGCGCCTCTTCCTGGTCATGGGTGACAAACACACTGGTGAAGTTGAGCTCATCGTGCAGGCTGCGCAGCCAGCGACGCAGATCCTTGCGCACGCGCGCATCCAGTGCACCAAAGGGCTCATCCAGCAGCAGAACCTGAGGCTGCATGGCCAGCGCACGGGCCAGCGCGATTCGCTGCTTCTGGCCACCGGACAGCTGAGCCGGAAAGCGGTCGGCCAAGTGCGACAGCTGCACCATCTCCAGCAGGTTGCCGACTCGCTGGCGAATCTCGGCGGCCGAGGGGCGCTGCTTGCGCGGCAGCACATCAAGACCGAAGGCGATGTTCTGCGCCA contains:
- a CDS encoding DUF1127 domain-containing protein, giving the protein MNGLAWLVRTWRAWRRRRYELELLAGMDAAQLQDIGITRADALEELARPWWRRNTRG
- a CDS encoding LysR substrate-binding domain-containing protein, translating into MAHFPTIDSELLRTFTVIADQGGFTRAADQLNRTQSAVSMQMKRLEEDVIQRPLFSREGRHVQLTAEGEMLLGYARRILRLQGEALNSLRTPDMVGLVRIGTPDDYVARFLPGVLARFAHSFPLVQVEMHCEPSAQLLQRHDLDLTIVTREPGKEIGELLRQEQLVWAQASGAELQHREQLPLAMFNGDCFCRHWACNALEAQQRNYRVAYTSPSLSAIFAVVGAGLAITAQPRSLIPDSMQVLGPEHGLPEMPQASIVLLRDTRRSSAASESLAAHVIEGFRH
- a CDS encoding sulfate/molybdate ABC transporter ATP-binding protein gives rise to the protein MSITLEHIDKSFGAFQALHGIELDIPDGELIGLLGPSGSGKTTLLRIIAGLESADGGRILFHGEDVTRRHVRERRVGFVFQHYALFRHMTVAQNIAFGLDVLPRKQRPSAAEIRQRVGNLLEMVQLSHLADRFPAQLSGGQKQRIALARALAMQPQVLLLDEPFGALDARVRKDLRRWLRSLHDELNFTSVFVTHDQEEALELSDRVVVMSAGRIEQVDTPEALYAKPDSRFVFDFLGHVNVLHGELAGDRLASGDAWVRLPEAAATAGEAQLYLRPHEVRLQLSAVDHAHLPLQVEAINLIGAEVRLELRPCGWQCDTLWEIGITHAEYHSWQPRRGDRCFAVPDVGHLFITDQAQPQTLYWG